From the genome of Methanobrevibacter ruminantium, one region includes:
- a CDS encoding IspD/TarI family cytidylyltransferase encodes MIYGAVLAGGTGERLGLGMPKQFYKIGNKPILIHSVEAFLKVEEFDYVIVSSPKDYIDKTKELIDEYIENTEKIIVIEGGVTRNDTILNSIDQTDKEEESIMVTHDGARIFVSPEQIQKSIDCAKEHTASCPVIPSTDVIFQSIDKKHLDEIPLRKNLMRAQTPQAFKITRFIEIYNDLSDDEIKLLDEAMALFHLRNEDICLFEGDPSNFKITNPFDIDVAETMINKRK; translated from the coding sequence ATGATATACGGAGCAGTCTTAGCAGGTGGAACAGGTGAAAGATTAGGTCTTGGAATGCCTAAGCAATTCTATAAAATCGGAAACAAACCTATCTTAATTCATTCAGTAGAGGCCTTCTTGAAAGTGGAAGAATTTGACTATGTGATAGTTTCATCCCCTAAAGATTATATTGACAAGACAAAAGAGCTTATTGATGAATACATAGAAAACACTGAAAAAATAATTGTTATAGAAGGTGGAGTTACAAGGAATGACACAATTCTAAACTCAATTGACCAAACCGATAAAGAAGAGGAATCCATTATGGTAACTCATGATGGAGCTAGAATTTTTGTAAGTCCTGAACAAATACAGAAAAGCATTGACTGCGCAAAGGAGCATACTGCATCCTGTCCTGTTATACCATCCACCGATGTCATTTTCCAATCAATTGATAAGAAACATCTTGATGAAATCCCACTTAGAAAAAATCTTATGAGGGCTCAAACCCCTCAAGCATTTAAGATTACAAGATTTATTGAAATCTATAACGACTTAAGCGATGATGAAATAAAGCTATTGGATGAAGCAATGGCATTATTCCACTTAAGAAATGAGGATATCTGCCTATTTGAAGGTGATCCTTCTAATTTCAAAATAACCAATCCATTTGATATTGATGTGGCCGAAACCATGATTAATAAACGGAAATAA
- a CDS encoding NAD(P)H-dependent glycerol-3-phosphate dehydrogenase, whose protein sequence is MTLNVGIVSAGAMGTAIAQIISPNCDNIYLYARRKEVCDNINDTGYNFHYYPNTELHKNISAVNELEDLKSMDVLFLCIPSSIMREISSKLNKIVSKECIFVNTSKGLEKGTNKRMSEIIEEETNRPPIVLSGPNIASEMAKNNFSATTIAGFNKHDLEIVEKLLSTDRFKVNANNDVIGTEWCGTIKNVMAISQGLCEGMELNANARLAVFTMSFNEIKDLIEILGGERDTVDDYCGFGDMVTASMLNVSRNHTLGKLYGQRIVIDEKATGVLFEGKNTTEILKGICEEVNFNSLTVNFVYDVLINGKTPVEAFDELWTQM, encoded by the coding sequence ATGACATTAAATGTAGGAATAGTAAGTGCGGGAGCTATGGGTACTGCAATAGCACAAATCATCTCACCAAACTGCGATAATATTTACCTTTATGCAAGAAGGAAAGAAGTTTGTGACAATATCAATGATACTGGATACAACTTCCATTATTATCCAAATACTGAGTTGCATAAAAACATCTCTGCTGTAAATGAATTGGAAGACTTGAAATCAATGGATGTGTTATTCTTATGCATTCCCTCTTCAATAATGAGGGAAATTAGTTCAAAATTGAACAAAATAGTTTCAAAAGAGTGCATTTTTGTAAACACTTCAAAAGGATTGGAAAAAGGCACCAATAAAAGAATGAGTGAAATTATTGAAGAAGAAACAAATAGGCCACCTATAGTGTTATCCGGACCTAACATTGCATCTGAAATGGCTAAAAATAATTTTTCAGCCACTACAATTGCAGGATTCAACAAACATGATTTGGAAATTGTTGAAAAATTGTTGTCTACAGACAGATTCAAGGTAAATGCAAACAATGATGTCATAGGAACTGAATGGTGCGGAACCATAAAAAATGTGATGGCTATTTCACAAGGACTTTGTGAAGGAATGGAACTCAATGCAAATGCAAGGCTTGCAGTATTTACAATGAGTTTTAATGAAATTAAAGACCTGATTGAAATTCTTGGTGGAGAAAGGGATACTGTAGATGATTACTGCGGTTTTGGAGACATGGTTACTGCATCAATGCTAAATGTCAGTAGAAATCATACACTTGGTAAATTATACGGTCAAAGAATTGTTATTGATGAAAAAGCTACAGGTGTTCTTTTTGAAGGAAAAAACACAACAGAAATATTGAAAGGAATTTGTGAAGAGGTTAACTTCAACTCCTTAACTGTGAATTTTGTTTATGATGTTTTAATAAATGGAAAAACACCTGTAGAAGCATTTGATGAATTATGGACACAAATGTAG
- a CDS encoding glycosyltransferase encodes MDIEKEAIEKPLVSIIVPVYNTEEYLEECLDCLVNQTLQNIEIICINDASTDNSLEIVNDFSQNDERIKVMNNETNQGPSITRNIGIKAAKGEYIVFFDSDDIIETDAYEKLYNEAKEHAQDMIIYNFKRFDDNGVEWFETLQKNSNIDEYVERTNILEHPELIWNTTSCNKFIKRDLLIKNDLRFLEKRLFEDLLFSTQVQCLTDSIGIYPEVVYKWRFRAKGNKSISQSNENIKNLKDRIFISNEIIALLKENEKYKPLLPHLYKKLLKHDFIIFINQLDIADDEFKETLISEIVPLIETFPMESFDDIGELSKAKYNLLLKEDFENIILIVKYEKSTNQITNAKIKEKNAEIRQLRIKKEEIRKEKNAEIRQLRIKKEEIRARKEEIRKEKNAKIKELKQKNREQREEIKELKSTKGWMKYKKNNLFERGKNKF; translated from the coding sequence ATGGATATAGAAAAAGAAGCTATAGAAAAACCTTTAGTTAGTATTATCGTTCCAGTTTATAACACTGAAGAGTATCTTGAAGAATGTTTGGATTGTTTAGTGAATCAAACATTGCAAAATATTGAAATAATCTGTATTAATGATGCCAGTACCGACAATTCCTTAGAAATTGTTAATGATTTTTCGCAAAATGATGAAAGAATAAAAGTAATGAACAATGAAACAAACCAAGGCCCATCAATAACAAGAAACATAGGTATAAAAGCAGCAAAAGGGGAATATATAGTATTTTTTGATTCAGATGACATAATAGAAACTGATGCATATGAAAAACTATACAATGAAGCTAAAGAACATGCCCAAGATATGATAATATACAACTTTAAAAGATTCGATGATAATGGCGTGGAATGGTTTGAAACATTGCAGAAAAATTCAAATATTGATGAATATGTTGAACGAACAAATATCCTAGAGCATCCTGAATTAATATGGAATACCACCTCATGCAATAAATTCATTAAAAGAGATTTATTAATAAAAAATGATTTGAGATTTTTAGAAAAAAGATTATTTGAAGATCTTTTATTTTCAACACAAGTCCAATGCTTAACCGATTCAATTGGAATATATCCTGAAGTTGTATATAAATGGAGATTTAGAGCAAAAGGAAATAAATCAATATCACAAAGCAATGAAAACATAAAAAATTTAAAAGACCGCATTTTCATATCCAATGAAATAATTGCTCTTCTAAAAGAAAACGAAAAATACAAACCATTGCTCCCTCACCTTTATAAAAAATTATTGAAGCATGACTTTATCATTTTCATAAATCAATTAGACATAGCTGATGATGAGTTTAAAGAAACCTTGATAAGTGAAATAGTGCCATTGATTGAAACTTTCCCAATGGAATCATTTGATGATATAGGTGAACTCTCAAAAGCTAAATACAATCTATTACTTAAGGAAGATTTTGAAAATATTATCCTCATTGTAAAATATGAGAAATCAACTAATCAAATTACAAATGCTAAAATAAAAGAGAAAAATGCTGAAATAAGGCAATTGAGAATAAAAAAAGAAGAAATAAGAAAAGAAAAAAATGCTGAAATAAGGCAATTGAGAATAAAAAAAGAAGAAATAAGAGCTAGAAAAGAAGAAATAAGAAAAGAAAAAAATGCAAAAATAAAAGAATTAAAACAAAAGAACAGAGAACAGAGAGAAGAAATAAAAGAACTCAAATCAACCAAGGGCTGGATGAAATATAAGAAAAACAACCTTTTTGAAAGAGGAAAAAATAAATTTTAA
- a CDS encoding glycosyltransferase family 2 protein: MTFISIIIPFNSEKRYLKDCLQSLREENLEDIETIIILNGISENKEDSTNIYTVNALIKEYEKDLNIIVKSFDNSIGVSKARNMGLEIATGEYV, from the coding sequence ATGACATTTATTAGTATTATTATTCCATTCAATAGTGAAAAAAGATATTTAAAAGATTGTCTTCAAAGTTTAAGGGAAGAAAACCTAGAGGATATCGAAACAATCATTATTCTAAATGGAATAAGTGAAAACAAAGAAGATTCAACAAATATTTATACTGTAAATGCATTGATAAAGGAATATGAAAAGGATTTAAACATTATTGTAAAATCATTTGACAATTCTATTGGAGTATCAAAAGCAAGAAATATGGGACTCGAAATAGCTACCGGAGAATATGTTTGA
- a CDS encoding NAD(P)H-dependent glycerol-3-phosphate dehydrogenase, whose product MEKVAIIGAGALGTALAQTVAENANEVYLHLRREELMEEINNTGFNNEYYPNTRLKDNIITTMDYDDIKDCKVIILAIPSSAFRSVLKDLKGVIREDAILVTTAKGIEYPSLKTMGNLIEEYFDDQYVALSGPNFASEIMLRLSTVSNIASRSRENAEIVKSVLNTPQFKVKIIDDVVGLEICGVTKNINAIANGICEGMNINENARYGVLTKGFSETKDIIKSIGGEESTVNEYCGFGDLVLTSISMESRNHTLGVLYGQRLIIDEKASGAIFEGKNSIKAMKDICNKYNTKSVIVDFVYDVIINQVPPKLAFRVLWDNIE is encoded by the coding sequence ATGGAAAAAGTAGCTATTATAGGAGCAGGAGCATTGGGAACCGCACTTGCTCAAACCGTAGCTGAAAACGCAAATGAAGTCTATCTGCATTTAAGAAGAGAAGAACTCATGGAAGAAATAAACAATACGGGATTCAACAATGAATATTATCCAAATACCCGATTGAAAGACAATATAATTACTACTATGGATTATGATGACATAAAAGACTGCAAGGTTATTATACTTGCCATCCCTTCTTCTGCATTTAGGTCTGTTCTTAAAGACCTTAAAGGAGTGATTAGGGAAGATGCAATTCTTGTTACCACTGCAAAAGGAATCGAATACCCTTCACTTAAAACAATGGGAAACCTTATTGAAGAGTACTTTGATGACCAGTATGTGGCATTGTCAGGCCCTAACTTTGCATCTGAGATAATGCTTAGGCTTTCCACAGTCTCAAATATAGCATCAAGAAGTCGTGAAAATGCGGAAATCGTAAAATCCGTGCTTAACACTCCCCAATTCAAGGTGAAAATAATTGATGATGTTGTAGGACTTGAGATATGTGGCGTTACAAAGAATATCAATGCAATAGCTAATGGTATTTGCGAAGGAATGAACATCAATGAAAATGCCAGATATGGTGTTCTTACAAAAGGATTTAGCGAAACAAAAGATATCATAAAAAGCATTGGTGGAGAGGAATCTACAGTAAACGAATATTGTGGATTTGGTGATTTAGTTCTTACATCCATTTCCATGGAAAGCAGAAACCATACACTTGGAGTATTGTATGGCCAAAGATTAATTATTGATGAAAAGGCTAGTGGAGCCATATTTGAAGGAAAGAACTCAATTAAGGCAATGAAGGACATTTGCAATAAGTACAATACAAAAAGTGTGATTGTTGACTTTGTTTATGATGTGATTATCAATCAAGTCCCACCTAAATTGGCTTTTAGAGTATTATGGGATAATATCGAATAG
- a CDS encoding CDP-glycerol glycerophosphotransferase family protein, whose protein sequence is MFDGDDYIFKGGLDKLIEVSKKTNADFINGERMETLYIKDRFDEELEKRDNLFLTRKNSSDLEYFMELLTLKDSESADIFSALHSLIKKEIVKEIRFDEEKKYFSDYSFMIKAINKSNNFKSAENALYAKRQRDDSINSPSLTDEANIDYFKYSIEEYEKIKESIEEFNDKNKKDVLKSAINEKILSYYLNIYSKMFRSDKKWRNENFDKISQVSKDLDIDNIKNYKKEIIALQNHDLKSVTKYINFRLAKAKFKEIINNLNWDLLVQTIYLNIFNKMKIKDNRICLISFRGDFYTDSPKYIYQYLLEEYGDKFEYIWIINDKNTNIPGKPKKVKRDSLKYFYYIATSKYWVTNGRQPFKLLKRPQQVILSTWHGTPLKRLGLDIGNIHSGSPGIKKTYVKNAKEWNYLVSPNRYTSEILKSAFLYEGEILEVGYPRNDILYNASEKDVREIKKNLNLPEDKKIILYAPTWRDDDFYDIGEYKFNLKLDLDKLKDEFSEEYIILIRTHYFIANKLDLSNYKGFAIDVSKYDDIAELYLISDILITDYSSVFFDFANLKRPILFFTYDLDKYEHVLRGFYIDIHKDVPGPLLFSTEEVIDNIKNIDNVVDDFGEKYDEFYERFCSIDDGRATERIVKRVWK, encoded by the coding sequence ATGTTTGATGGGGATGACTACATATTCAAAGGAGGATTGGATAAATTAATTGAAGTCTCAAAAAAAACAAATGCTGATTTTATAAATGGAGAAAGAATGGAAACACTTTATATAAAAGATCGCTTTGATGAGGAACTTGAAAAAAGGGATAATCTATTCTTAACCAGAAAAAATTCCTCAGATTTAGAGTATTTCATGGAACTTCTTACTTTAAAAGATTCAGAAAGTGCAGATATCTTTTCCGCACTACATTCTTTAATAAAAAAAGAAATAGTTAAAGAAATAAGATTTGATGAAGAAAAAAAATATTTCTCAGATTACTCATTCATGATAAAAGCGATTAATAAATCTAATAACTTTAAATCAGCCGAAAATGCACTGTATGCAAAAAGACAGCGAGATGATAGCATAAATTCACCATCATTGACAGATGAAGCGAATATCGATTACTTCAAATATTCCATAGAGGAATATGAAAAAATAAAGGAATCAATCGAAGAATTTAATGACAAAAATAAAAAAGATGTATTAAAATCAGCGATTAATGAAAAAATATTATCATATTACTTAAACATATATTCAAAAATGTTTAGATCTGATAAAAAGTGGAGAAATGAAAACTTTGATAAAATATCACAAGTTTCCAAAGATTTAGATATCGATAATATAAAAAATTACAAAAAAGAAATAATTGCTTTACAAAATCACGATTTAAAATCAGTCACTAAATACATTAACTTTAGATTAGCTAAAGCAAAATTTAAAGAAATAATCAATAATTTAAATTGGGATTTGCTTGTTCAAACAATCTATTTGAATATATTTAATAAAATGAAAATTAAAGACAATAGAATTTGTTTAATTAGCTTTAGAGGAGATTTTTATACGGATAGTCCAAAATATATCTACCAATACTTATTAGAGGAATACGGGGATAAATTTGAATATATTTGGATTATTAATGATAAAAATACTAATATTCCAGGAAAACCAAAAAAAGTAAAAAGAGATTCACTAAAATATTTTTATTACATTGCAACTTCAAAATATTGGGTAACTAATGGAAGACAACCTTTTAAACTTTTAAAAAGACCTCAACAAGTTATTCTATCCACTTGGCATGGAACCCCACTTAAAAGACTTGGTTTGGATATAGGCAATATCCATTCAGGTAGCCCAGGAATCAAAAAAACATATGTAAAAAACGCTAAGGAATGGAATTACCTAGTATCTCCAAATAGATATACTAGTGAAATCTTAAAAAGCGCTTTTCTATATGAAGGAGAAATACTAGAGGTAGGATATCCTCGAAACGACATTTTATACAATGCTAGTGAAAAAGATGTGAGAGAAATAAAAAAGAATTTGAATCTTCCTGAAGATAAAAAAATCATTTTATATGCCCCAACTTGGAGAGATGATGATTTTTACGATATAGGCGAATATAAATTCAATTTAAAACTTGACCTAGACAAATTGAAAGATGAATTTAGCGAAGAATATATTATCCTCATTAGAACCCATTACTTCATAGCCAATAAGTTAGATTTAAGTAATTATAAAGGATTTGCAATAGACGTGTCAAAATATGATGATATAGCAGAATTATACTTAATCTCAGATATTTTAATAACAGATTATTCCAGTGTATTCTTTGACTTTGCAAATCTTAAAAGACCTATTCTTTTCTTTACATACGATCTTGATAAATATGAGCATGTTTTAAGAGGATTTTATATTGATATCCATAAGGATGTTCCAGGACCCCTGCTTTTCTCTACAGAAGAGGTGATTGACAATATAAAAAACATTGACAATGTAGTTGATGATTTTGGAGAGAAATATGATGAGTTCTATGAAAGGTTTTGCAGCATTGATGATGGTAGAGCAACTGAAAGAATTGTCAAGAGAGTCTGGAAATAA
- a CDS encoding LicD family protein, with translation MGIKTKAKNVIKKTKIFKVYKNYKKIEILAKKQEKMAKKQGKINVSNNKLVNSLFVDYELIPTPRLKNFQDLSVEFLKLIDKICLKHDIEWMIEGGLVLGSVRHGGFIPWDDDLDIGMLRDHYDHFIDVVEKEFERVGLKENVKVVYKKRIWYDQKVNAFVQILYYDESKIGRSLAGVDVFPYDYLADYKGENLSDAYEEAKKEFYWDLTHGVERKDAYKNLYEKLNLTHEKQDHFIHGIEGPAGKRGVIDVMAFETDKMLPFERINFHGAMLPGPKDTDYYLKFIYKDFWGIPDSITVHNRMPRIRRAPNITEILGKNVDKLREINENFDDL, from the coding sequence ATGGGAATAAAAACCAAAGCAAAAAACGTCATTAAAAAGACAAAAATTTTCAAAGTTTACAAAAATTACAAGAAAATAGAAATACTAGCAAAAAAACAAGAAAAAATGGCTAAAAAACAAGGAAAAATAAATGTATCTAATAATAAGCTTGTAAATAGCTTATTTGTTGATTATGAATTGATACCTACTCCAAGACTTAAAAATTTCCAAGACTTGTCCGTGGAATTTCTAAAATTGATTGATAAAATTTGCTTAAAGCATGATATTGAATGGATGATTGAAGGAGGGCTTGTTTTAGGTTCTGTACGTCATGGCGGTTTCATACCATGGGACGATGATTTGGATATCGGAATGCTAAGAGACCATTATGACCATTTCATTGATGTCGTCGAAAAGGAATTTGAAAGAGTTGGCCTTAAAGAAAACGTTAAAGTCGTTTATAAAAAGAGAATCTGGTATGATCAAAAGGTAAATGCTTTCGTGCAAATTTTATACTATGATGAAAGTAAAATTGGACGCAGCCTCGCTGGAGTGGATGTCTTCCCTTATGATTATTTAGCAGACTATAAGGGAGAAAATCTCAGTGATGCATATGAAGAGGCTAAAAAAGAATTCTATTGGGACCTTACCCATGGTGTTGAAAGAAAAGACGCTTATAAAAACCTTTATGAAAAACTAAATCTTACTCACGAAAAACAGGATCATTTTATTCATGGAATAGAAGGCCCTGCAGGTAAAAGAGGAGTGATTGATGTAATGGCATTCGAAACCGATAAGATGTTGCCTTTCGAAAGAATCAATTTCCATGGCGCTATGTTACCAGGCCCTAAAGACACTGATTACTATTTAAAATTTATTTATAAGGACTTTTGGGGAATACCTGATTCAATAACTGTGCATAACAGAATGCCTAGAATAAGAAGAGCTCCAAATATAACTGAAATATTGGGGAAAAACGTTGACAAATTAAGGGAAATCAATGAAAATTTCGATGACTTATAA
- a CDS encoding phosphocholine cytidylyltransferase family protein, which translates to MIGVILAAGMGTRLRPLTDNIPKALLEINDMTLLERMIKNCIDAGMEKFIVLVGYKKETVENICPEIGEKYGIEIKVLENEKYDVTNTSVSTYIASKYIEENDKDDFILVNGDNVVDPEIISRLAETKNTSMIVDNFKELNEESFKLIIANESLNKDNSIANGRIEDIGKGLDIPSSSGEFIGVSKVVADDIVQFNRILEEKIEEDPQNYYDFAYKDLSETTIIDYVLTNGLKWTEIDDHTDWENAQILVEELENKTKS; encoded by the coding sequence ATGATAGGCGTAATACTTGCTGCTGGAATGGGAACTAGATTAAGACCATTGACTGACAACATTCCAAAGGCACTTCTTGAAATAAACGATATGACATTACTTGAGAGAATGATTAAAAACTGCATCGATGCAGGCATGGAAAAATTCATAGTCCTTGTAGGGTATAAGAAGGAAACTGTGGAAAACATATGCCCTGAAATAGGTGAAAAATATGGTATTGAAATAAAAGTATTGGAAAACGAAAAATACGATGTAACCAATACCTCAGTATCAACATACATTGCAAGCAAGTACATTGAGGAAAATGACAAGGATGATTTCATTCTAGTTAACGGAGACAATGTGGTTGATCCAGAAATCATATCAAGACTTGCAGAAACCAAAAACACAAGTATGATTGTTGATAATTTTAAAGAGCTTAATGAAGAATCATTCAAGCTTATCATTGCAAATGAATCATTGAACAAGGACAATTCAATAGCTAACGGAAGGATTGAAGACATCGGTAAAGGCTTGGATATTCCATCATCTTCTGGGGAATTCATTGGAGTGTCAAAAGTAGTTGCAGATGATATTGTTCAATTCAATAGAATACTTGAAGAAAAGATAGAGGAAGACCCTCAAAACTACTATGACTTTGCATACAAGGACTTGAGTGAAACCACAATCATTGACTATGTACTGACCAATGGCCTTAAATGGACTGAAATAGATGACCACACAGACTGGGAAAATGCTCAAATCCTAGTGGAAGAATTGGAAAACAAAACTAAAAGTTAA
- the amrS gene encoding AmmeMemoRadiSam system radical SAM enzyme: MKESSFYTKLYEGNSSSEKPVQCNLCGRMCKIANDGLGFCKTQKNIEGKLYSLNYHRIASCHTDPIEKKPLYHFLPGSSTYSIGGFGCNFSCLNCQNYMLSMNSYDEFNSTQILPETIVKNAINDNCLSISWTYNEPTLYFDFARETSLISHKENLKNAYVSNGYMSEESLDETLKFIDAFNIDLKFFDDSLYREICGGELDIVLDNLKIIHDAKNKYGTHLEITTLLINDLNTDEDHIRSICNFVLEELGKEVPIHFSRFFPMHKMSDENPTKTDYLLRAKEIAIDMGIEYVYLGNMPADNNSYCPNCGELLIARERYCNSDKKRIRDGHCINCGHELNFIL, from the coding sequence ATGAAGGAATCCAGCTTTTACACTAAACTCTACGAAGGGAATTCATCAAGTGAAAAACCAGTCCAATGCAATCTATGCGGAAGGATGTGCAAGATAGCCAATGATGGTTTAGGATTCTGCAAGACACAAAAAAACATTGAAGGAAAATTATATTCTTTAAATTATCATAGAATAGCTTCATGCCATACAGACCCTATTGAGAAGAAGCCGTTGTATCACTTCTTGCCTGGTTCCTCAACATACTCAATAGGAGGTTTTGGGTGTAATTTCTCATGTTTGAACTGTCAGAACTATATGCTTTCAATGAATTCTTATGATGAATTCAACTCAACTCAAATACTACCAGAAACCATCGTTAAAAATGCTATTAATGACAATTGCCTATCGATTTCTTGGACCTATAATGAACCTACGCTATACTTTGACTTCGCCCGTGAAACCTCCTTGATTTCACATAAGGAAAATCTTAAAAATGCATATGTTTCCAATGGCTATATGAGTGAGGAATCATTAGATGAAACACTGAAATTTATTGACGCTTTTAATATTGACTTGAAGTTCTTTGATGACAGTCTCTATAGGGAAATTTGCGGCGGTGAATTGGACATTGTTCTTGACAATCTAAAAATCATTCATGATGCAAAAAATAAATATGGTACTCATTTGGAAATAACCACTCTTTTGATAAATGACTTGAATACAGATGAAGACCACATAAGATCAATCTGCAATTTCGTATTGGAGGAATTGGGGAAAGAGGTTCCCATTCACTTTTCAAGGTTTTTCCCAATGCATAAGATGAGCGATGAAAACCCAACAAAAACAGATTACCTTTTAAGGGCTAAGGAAATAGCTATAGATATGGGTATTGAATATGTTTATTTGGGAAACATGCCTGCTGACAACAATAGCTATTGCCCTAATTGCGGTGAACTTTTGATTGCAAGGGAAAGATATTGCAACAGCGATAAAAAAAGAATAAGGGATGGCCATTGCATTAATTGCGGGCATGAATTAAATTTCATTTTATAA
- a CDS encoding CDP-glycerol glycerophosphotransferase family protein codes for MIKRIVIAGYNLSSHFIPVKNNVIMFESSNGRNYTGNPRYIYEEMVNQGLDKKYKCVWSVQNLEIEIPGNCLKIKRSGANFLYYSLRSKFWIFDSRHQYYLKKSNDTKYIQTWHGTPLKKLALDMDKVNMSGHKDIEEYKQKFKESTSVWDYLISQNSYSSEIFKRAFAFNGEMLEIGYPRNDILINENNETKINEIKNKLGIDKYKKIILYAPTWRDNEFYQSGVYKFATEMDFKTMQNALSDDYVLIVKFHYLVKDRIDWAEYDDFVVECNEMWDIQELYLISDILITDYSSVMFDYSLLNRPILFFTYDMKFYKDNLRDFYFDINTVPGPLLETTEELIDFIKNNTEEEYFEKYGDKYLAFQEKYNEFDDGNASDNIIKLIKSLK; via the coding sequence ATGATAAAAAGAATAGTAATTGCAGGGTATAATTTATCATCCCATTTTATTCCTGTTAAAAATAACGTCATAATGTTTGAAAGCAGTAATGGCCGAAACTACACTGGAAATCCACGTTATATCTATGAAGAAATGGTAAATCAAGGTTTAGATAAAAAATACAAATGTGTATGGTCAGTGCAGAATCTGGAAATTGAAATACCTGGAAACTGTTTAAAGATTAAAAGATCAGGGGCTAATTTTTTATACTACAGCCTTAGAAGTAAATTCTGGATATTTGATTCAAGACATCAATACTACCTTAAAAAAAGCAATGATACAAAATACATTCAAACATGGCATGGCACCCCTCTTAAAAAGCTTGCTTTAGATATGGATAAGGTAAACATGAGCGGGCACAAGGATATTGAAGAATATAAACAAAAATTCAAGGAAAGCACTTCAGTTTGGGATTATCTCATATCACAAAACAGCTACTCATCTGAAATATTTAAAAGAGCATTTGCATTCAATGGCGAAATGCTTGAGATAGGCTACCCTAGAAATGACATCCTAATCAATGAAAACAATGAAACCAAGATAAATGAGATAAAAAATAAACTTGGTATAGATAAATACAAAAAAATTATTCTTTATGCACCAACTTGGCGAGATAATGAATTTTACCAAAGTGGAGTCTATAAATTTGCAACAGAAATGGATTTTAAAACCATGCAAAATGCTTTATCTGATGATTACGTTTTGATAGTGAAATTCCATTACCTTGTAAAGGACAGAATAGATTGGGCAGAATATGATGATTTCGTTGTTGAATGCAATGAAATGTGGGACATTCAAGAACTTTATCTTATCTCTGACATTTTAATAACAGATTACTCTTCAGTAATGTTTGATTATTCTCTATTAAACAGGCCAATCCTATTCTTCACATATGACATGAAATTCTACAAAGACAATTTAAGGGACTTTTACTTTGACATAAACACAGTTCCAGGACCCCTGCTAGAAACTACAGAAGAACTTATTGATTTTATAAAAAACAACACAGAAGAAGAGTATTTTGAAAAATACGGTGATAAATACCTGGCTTTCCAAGAGAAATATAATGAATTCGATGATGGAAATGCATCAGACAACATAATAAAATTAATAAAAAGTTTAAAATAG